From the Atribacteraceae bacterium genome, the window TGGACGGTGAGATTGAGGAATTTGTCGAGAGATATCTGAGACAGGAACGAATCCTGTGATTGTTTACGCTCTGGTAGGATCCACCGGTACCGGAAAAAGTTATCGGGCACCTCATATCGCGCAACGCTATGGGATCACCTGCATCATCGACGACGGGTTGTTGATCTGCGAGGGACGGATCGTCGCTGGTCGGTCGGCCAAGGCGGAAATGAGCAAGATCAAGGCGGCCAAGGTTGCGGTATTCTATTATCCCGAACACCGGGAGAAGGTAACCGTAGCCCTTGCGGAAGCAAAGCCCGAGAGAATGATAGTTTTAGGTATTTCCTGCCAGATGGTGGAAACGATCTGCCGGCGTTTGAACCTGCCTCTCCCCTCGGAATGGATCGATATCGACCGGATCGCCTCGGTCCAGGACATCGAGTTGGCCCGCTTAGCTCGAGAGAACGAAGGCAAGCATACCATACCGGTTCCACTCATCGAGTTGAAGCGGAACCTATGGGGGAACCTGGTAGATACCGTCCCGGTCAAGGTCTGGGGCTGGTTTTATTCGTCGAAGGAAAAAACTGTTGTCCGGCCTCCCTTCAGCTATCTTGGGAAACTTACTGTATCTGAAATAGCGCTGCGTTCGCTGGTTTGGATTCTCTTGACCAATCTTTCCAGGGTAGAAGCGGTCAACGATATCGTCATCCATAAGCAGGATACCGGTGTCTATGTCCGAATCATGTGTGTTCTTTGGGGACACCCCAATCTATCCCGTAGTTGCCGATATATCCAGAAATTTTTGCGACAACGGGTCGAGGATTTAAGCGGGGTGGAACTCAAGCGAGTGGATATTGACGTGGACGGAATCGTTCCCGTTCCCGAACCAGTCATTGCAGCAATGGTCAAAACTTGACTTCCAAGATGCGGTTTAGTAGTGGGAAAGTTGGAGAAAAGGCTGAAAAAGGATTTGAGGAAGGATAAGACAAGGTTCTTCAAAGGAAGGATAGAGAATGTCCGGCAAAACGCTTTCAGAACTGATCGAAGAGCTTGAAACCAAGCGACGGATTTGCCTCTCCGGTGGTGGAGAAAAGGCTGTAGAGAAACAGCATCAGAGCGGGAAGTTGACCGCCCGGGAACGACTGGATCTCTTGCTTGACCCGGGAAGCTTTGAGGAAGTGGATCTCTTTCTGGACCACCGTTCCGTCCGTTTCGGCATGGACGGTAAGCTTGTTCCGGCTGACGGTGTTGTGGCGGGATTTGGAACAATTGATGGGCGGGCGGTCTGTCTGTACTCGCAGGATTTTACGGTCATGGGTGGTTCCCTCGGCGAAATGCATGCCAAGAAGATCTGCAAGGTGATGGACATGGCCATCAAAATCGGCGCGCCGATTATTGGAATCAATGATTCCGGCGGAGCGCGAATTCAGGAAGGAATTGACTCCCTCTCCGGATATGGGCAGATCTTTTTCCGCAATACCCAATCTTCGGGAGTGATCCCGCAGATTGCAGTCATCGCCGGTCCCTGTGCCGGAGGCGCGGTCTATTCCCCGGCGCTAATGGATTTTGTGTTCATGATCGAGGAATCCAGTAAGATGTTCGTCACCGGTCCGCAGGTTGTCAAGGCAGCAACCGGGGAAGATGTATCCGCTGAAGAACTGGGCGGCGCCCGAACTCATGCGACCAAAAGCGGTGTCGCATCTCTGGTCGCCAGTGGGGAAGCAGAATGTTTTGTTCAGATCAGGACCCTTTTGGGATATCTACCCTCGAATAACTCCGAAGATCCCCCCTATAACGAGACCGCAGATCCGGCCAATCGCCCCGTTGACGAGCTCATGAGTCTTGTTTCGACGAACCCGAATAAACCGTACGATATCAAGAAGGTAATCACCGAGATCGTCGATGATCATAATTTTTTTGAATTTCTCAAAGATTATGCCCGGAATGTGGTGATCGGTTTCGCCCGGCTCGGTGGATATTCGGTAGGCATCGTAGCCAACCAACCAAACCATCTGGCCGGCTGTCTCGATATCGATGCGTCGGATAAGGCCTCCCGTTTTGTCAGATTTTGTGATGCCTTCAATATTCCCTTGGTCACATTGGTCGACGTGCCTGGGTATCTTCCCGGGACAGCCCAGGAATTCGGTGGAGTGATTCGTCATGGAGCCAAGCTCTTGTATGCCTATTCCGAAGCCACCGTTCCGAAGCTGACCGTGATTTGTCGCAAAGCCTACGGCGGGGCGTACCTGGCCATGTGTTGCCGGGATCTGGGAGCAGACTTGGTGTTGGCTTGGCCGACCGCCGAAATTGCCGTCATGGGAGCAGATGGCGCCGTAAACATTATTTTCCGCCGGGAGATCGATAAGGCAATCGATAGTTTGGCTGAGCGGGAAGAACGCATCGAACAGTATCGCAATGAATTTTACAACCCTTACCAGGCAGCGAAACGGGGATATGTAGATCAAATCATTCACCCGTCCGAAACCCGGTGGAAATTGATCCGCGGTCTCGAACTGTTCTGGTCGAAAAGGGAAACGGGAAGAGGGAAAAAACATGGCAATATCCCGGTCTGATCCGACCTCGCTTACCGATCCGAAGATTCTGGCAGCTATTTCCGCATGTATCGTCCGGATGCTGTCGCCGGAAACAAAGCGGAGGTCATCCTATATTTCCCGAAAAAACCGGAGTTGGAAAATGTTGTCGCTTCATGAAAAGTCCTGGAACTTCAGCCTGAGGAGGTAAATGTCGATAATGCGGAAATTTCTGGTCCGGGTGAACGGCGAAGAGTACGAAGTTGAAGTGGCGGAAATCACTCCCGGAAATACACCGGATGGCTTGCGAATTGAAGAGGTCAAAAAGCTTTCAGGCGCTGGGAAAGCGCAGACCCCGCCTCTCCAGGTGACCACTTCGGTCCGCTCACCGATGCCCGGTCGGGTGCTTTCAATAAATGTCGATAAAGGAGATAAGGTGGAAGTCGGTCAGGTTTTGCTCATCCTGGAAGCCATGAAGATGGAAAATGAAATTCAGGCGGAAAATTCGGGTGTTGTTACCAGGATTCTGGTTGGAGAAAACGAAACAGTCGATGCTGGTGACCTCCTCCTGGAAATCGTTGAGAGCCAGGTATGAAAGAAAGAACCCTACTCCTGATTATTGTCCTGATCCTGGTTGCCGCCGCCTCGCTTCCCCTTTTCCCGATGCGGCTCAGGGTCGAAGCTGGCTGGGGGACAGTGGAAAAGATCCTGGATTGGTGGGATATCGAGCTTTTGGCGGCCCGGACCGGGCGCGATCCATTCAGCTTGCTTGGTGAGGCTCGTGAACTGGGATATTCCACCGTGGGCGTAAGCGACTATGATATTCGCACTCTGCAGGCGGCCGGGCGGATTGTCCCGGTTTCCAGGCCGGTGGGATTGGCCGATTCCCTGCGCTATTTCTCGGTACCGGATCCAGAATTGCGCGAGGAAATCGCCGCTCACCTCGTACTGTTGGGAAAGACGGTCCGGACTGAAGGGACGCTTCTGGGTGTGAATGTGTTTCCTGAAGAGGAGGATAAAATCAGTCTGGGCTGGAACCGGACCTTGATTGCTTCCCTCCGGGAACAGGGGTACCGAGTAGTACTCCGCCCCCGGAATTTCCAGGGAATTCCACCCGAAGTTCTGAAGAGAATTTTGGCCGATGACCTATGGATTGATACACCGGGCATGATTTCCGTCGGTGATGAAGTTTTTGGATATGGCGACTCGCGTTCCTTGGCGGCCATGGCTGAATATCTTGAAGAATCCGGTACTTGGTGGGGGTACGTAGAGTTTGTCGGTCAAAAGGGGGAAACCGCCCTGGCCCGCCTGGCCAGCGATGTGACGGTACGGGTGCACAGTATTCCCCCTGATGAATTGAAGAATTTTACTCCCCGAGAAGCCCGGGACCGCTTCCTGAGAGCCGTTCGGGAACGTTCCATCCGGTTGCTCTACGTTCGCCTGTTCACCGAGCCCTCCTTCACCATCTGGGAGAAAAACCGGGATTATCTGGCCTCTTTGTCTCTCGAACTGGAAGAAAGAGGTTTTACCTTTGGTCCAGTTGAACCGTTGGATCCCTTCACACCCGGGTTGTTCTCTCTTGTTCTTTATGGCTTTGCCGTGGCCTTGGCTTTTACTGCTGTCTATGGAGCCTTCTTCCCCGGGCGTTGGATTGTTATGGCTTTGGCCGGAGTGTTCCTTCTGGGGATGATAGTCTTCAACCGGGCGGAGGGCATGCGTTATATGGGGTTTTTCGCCGGATTATCCTTTCCGGCCCTGAGCGTTTTTCTCTTGGTCGACAGCTACCGGGAGAAGCTTCCGGTGATACGCAGTGTCGTCCTGGCTTTTCTTGTGCTATTCGCCGGATCGCTCGTGGTCGGTCTCGGACAGTTCGATCGGTCCTATGTTCTGCGTATTGACCAATACTGGGGAGTCAAGGCCTCTTTGGTGGTCCCAATCATTTTAGTCCTGCTTTACTTGTTCAAGACAAAAGCTCTGGGTAGAAGCATCCCCGCCGTCGCTGACGGTGCTCTCCGCCGTTATGAGCTGATTATCGTCGGGATTCTGGCGGTCGGTTCAGTTCTGTTTCTCACCAGGACCGGAAATTTTCCCCTATGGCCCGCTGGCGCCATCGAAAGCCGGATGCGCATCCTCCTGGAAGAGGTGATGTTCATGCGCCC encodes:
- a CDS encoding biotin/lipoyl-containing protein, producing MRKFLVRVNGEEYEVEVAEITPGNTPDGLRIEEVKKLSGAGKAQTPPLQVTTSVRSPMPGRVLSINVDKGDKVEVGQVLLILEAMKMENEIQAENSGVVTRILVGENETVDAGDLLLEIVESQV
- a CDS encoding acyl-CoA carboxylase subunit beta, giving the protein MSGKTLSELIEELETKRRICLSGGGEKAVEKQHQSGKLTARERLDLLLDPGSFEEVDLFLDHRSVRFGMDGKLVPADGVVAGFGTIDGRAVCLYSQDFTVMGGSLGEMHAKKICKVMDMAIKIGAPIIGINDSGGARIQEGIDSLSGYGQIFFRNTQSSGVIPQIAVIAGPCAGGAVYSPALMDFVFMIEESSKMFVTGPQVVKAATGEDVSAEELGGARTHATKSGVASLVASGEAECFVQIRTLLGYLPSNNSEDPPYNETADPANRPVDELMSLVSTNPNKPYDIKKVITEIVDDHNFFEFLKDYARNVVIGFARLGGYSVGIVANQPNHLAGCLDIDASDKASRFVRFCDAFNIPLVTLVDVPGYLPGTAQEFGGVIRHGAKLLYAYSEATVPKLTVICRKAYGGAYLAMCCRDLGADLVLAWPTAEIAVMGADGAVNIIFRREIDKAIDSLAEREERIEQYRNEFYNPYQAAKRGYVDQIIHPSETRWKLIRGLELFWSKRETGRGKKHGNIPV
- a CDS encoding DUF5693 family protein; amino-acid sequence: MKERTLLLIIVLILVAAASLPLFPMRLRVEAGWGTVEKILDWWDIELLAARTGRDPFSLLGEARELGYSTVGVSDYDIRTLQAAGRIVPVSRPVGLADSLRYFSVPDPELREEIAAHLVLLGKTVRTEGTLLGVNVFPEEEDKISLGWNRTLIASLREQGYRVVLRPRNFQGIPPEVLKRILADDLWIDTPGMISVGDEVFGYGDSRSLAAMAEYLEESGTWWGYVEFVGQKGETALARLASDVTVRVHSIPPDELKNFTPREARDRFLRAVRERSIRLLYVRLFTEPSFTIWEKNRDYLASLSLELEERGFTFGPVEPLDPFTPGLFSLVLYGFAVALAFTAVYGAFFPGRWIVMALAGVFLLGMIVFNRAEGMRYMGFFAGLSFPALSVFLLVDSYREKLPVIRSVVLAFLVLFAGSLVVGLGQFDRSYVLRIDQYWGVKASLVVPIILVLLYLFKTKALGRSIPAVADGALRRYELIIVGILAVGSVLFLTRTGNFPLWPAGAIESRMRILLEEVMFMRPRTREFLLGYPALWLLFVYRGKGIRAIFQLLLWLGASIGFVTFFNSFCHIHTGLLFVLLRFLNALVLSLPVTAGYLVCIWIATHLWRWVGRYQG